A single genomic interval of Terriglobus albidus harbors:
- a CDS encoding 3-keto-disaccharide hydrolase — protein MIQKKSAGLSFLTRLVPTRRLFFLAGAACTAAVTLLTVTHMGRVDAQQAKPKTPGNDWIQLFNGKDLTGWVPVGAESWTVEDDGVLHGKGLTKAYGYLETDKDYKDFQLSLRFKCVGDGNSGVFFHTGFKPNSVDTTQGMQFEIDCTMMHHTAGVYAEDGRGWVVWPAPENEGVVRHGEWNDYLVEVVGNRYRSRLNGVPMVDFTDPKPGAPDGRIALQLHAGGEGNMQFKDIWIRDLSKR, from the coding sequence ATGATCCAGAAGAAGTCTGCAGGCTTGTCTTTTCTTACCCGCCTTGTACCTACCCGTCGTCTCTTCTTCCTCGCAGGCGCTGCCTGTACCGCCGCAGTGACACTTCTTACGGTCACTCATATGGGGCGTGTGGATGCTCAGCAAGCCAAGCCCAAAACTCCGGGCAACGACTGGATTCAGCTCTTCAATGGAAAAGACCTCACCGGCTGGGTTCCCGTCGGCGCTGAGAGCTGGACGGTGGAAGACGATGGTGTGCTACACGGCAAGGGACTGACCAAAGCCTACGGTTACCTGGAGACCGATAAGGACTACAAAGACTTCCAGCTTTCGTTACGCTTCAAGTGTGTCGGCGATGGTAACAGTGGAGTCTTCTTCCATACCGGTTTCAAACCTAACTCTGTCGACACCACGCAGGGCATGCAGTTTGAGATCGACTGCACCATGATGCACCACACCGCCGGCGTCTACGCTGAAGATGGCCGCGGATGGGTCGTCTGGCCTGCGCCTGAGAATGAAGGTGTCGTCCGCCACGGCGAGTGGAACGATTACCTGGTGGAAGTAGTTGGCAACCGCTACCGGTCACGTTTGAACGGCGTGCCTATGGTGGACTTCACTGATCCTAAGCCCGGCGCTCCCGATGGCCGTATCGCGCTGCAGCTGCATGCCGGCGGCGAAGGTAACATGCAGTTCAAAGACATCTGGATCCGCGATCTGTCAAAACGCTGA